The window TCCGGCGACCGTCATCACCAGCACCGCGGTGATCCACGGGCGGAACCGGTCGCGAACCCGGAACCACAGGAGAGCCGTCACCAGGGGGATCACCACGAAATGACTGACGTACACCACGGCGAGAATCGCGTCGTACCAGTGCGAACCGCCGGCGGCGTAGAGGTGCTGCTGCAACCACGCGGTCGGTAGCACCCCGAAGACGGCACGGTCGAGGGTGGCCGGCTCGGCCACGTGCAGTCCGAAGCCCAGCGCGTTGTGCCGGCCGGGGACCAGGTCGTCGCCGATCGGCAGGTTGATCAGCTGCGCCGCGGCGTAGGCGAGCAGCAGGAACCCCAGCGGCAGCCAGGCCACCAGCAACTGCGCCACCTGGGTCCGGGCCCGGCCACGGCGTGAGACGCCTGCCGCCGCAACGGTCCCGGCGTCGAACTCCGTACCGGCCACCGTCGAGGGAGCTTCCGGCGCCCGCCGGGTCGCCGTCACCGGTGGTCCCGGTCGGACACGCCGAGATCATCGACGTGACAGCTCATCCGGGTCTCGCTTCCGTCGGCGGGGTTCGCACCGCAGGGAAAGGCCGGCGCCGCCGGGGGTTCTCTCCCCCGGACGGCATCCGGCCTCGGCGGGCACGCTGTTCGACCCGCGGCGACGGCCCGGGAGGGTCGTCGCGATCACTCCCGGACTGCCCGGCCCGCAGGCGCGGTAAACCTGCCCGCTACCGCTGGACCACCACGTGCTCGTTGGGCACCACGTGGGTCATCGTCAGACCGCTGACGTCCCGCGGTCCGTTCTTGCCCAGGTTCGACAGCCGCGCCAGCTCGTCGTCGGACAGCGTCTGGCTCTGCAACGGCTCGAGGTGCCGGACGTCGTCGGGCGACAGGCCCAGTCCCTCACCGACCCGCAGCCCGAGCTCGTCGTCGACCATCAGGAAGTGCCACACCATCCGCTCCTGAACGGCGCGGTCGGCCTGCCCGATGAGGGTCACGAAGTTGGCGACCAGGTCGTCCTTCTCCCACTGCTCCATCAGCTGGTAGCGCTGACCGGCCTGGGTGTAGTCGTTCGTCCGGGGGATCCGCTTGCGCGTCAGCCGGCCGGTGATCTCCGGACCCTGCTCGTCGTGCGTCGGGTACTGCGCCTCCCGCAGGCCGCCGGTGATCGACGGTTCGTAGTTGACGTGCGGGTTCTGCCCCTCGCCGAGATCCACGCCGTAGGACATCTGCCCGCCGCGCTGGTTCGTCGCCACCCGGGCGTTCTTCGGGCTGTTGACCGGCAGCTGTAGGTAGTTCGGGCCCACCCGGTAGCGCTGGGTGTCGGAGTAGGAGAACGTCCGGCCGACCAGCATCTTGTCGTCGGAGAAGTCCAGACCGTCGACGAGGACGCCGGTTCCGAACGAGAGCTGCTCGTTCTCGTTGTGGTGGTCGCTGACGTTGCGGTTCAGCGTCATGGTGCCGACGAGCTTGGGCTCGAACTCGTTCTCCGGCCACACCTTGGTGTCGTCCAGCGGATCGAAGTCCAGCTCCGGGTGCTCGTCGTCGCTCATCAGCTGCACGTAGAGATCCCACTGCGGGAACTCCCCACGGTCGATCGACTCGTACAGATCCTGCGAGGCGTGCCCGAGGTTCGTCGCCTGGATGTTGGCCGCGTCGGCCTCGGTCAGGCTCTTCACCCCGGCCCGCGGCTGGAAGTGGTACTTCACCAGGTGCGACTCACCGTCGGCGTTGACCCACTTGTAGGTGTTGACGCCGAAGCCCTGCATCGTCCGGTAGTTCGCCGGGATGCCGCGGGGGCTGAACAGGTTGACCAGCATGTGCATCGACTCCGGCGTCTGCGACATGAAGTCGAAGATGCGGGCCGGCTCCTGGCGGAAGGTGATGGGGTCGGGCTTGAGCGAGTGGATCACGTCGGGGAACTTGATGGCGTCGCGGATGAAGAACACGGCGAGGTTGTTGCCGACGAGATCCCAGTTGCCGTCCTCGGTGTAGAACTTCACCGCGAAACCGCGCGGGTCGCGGGCCGCCTCCGACGAATCGCGCCCGCCGATCACGGTGGAGAACCGGATGGCCACGTCGGTCTGCTTGCCGGCCTCGGCGAACAGCTTCGCCCGGGTGTAGCGCGCGATCGGCTCGTCGCCCCACTGCCCGGTCGCCTCGAAGGTGCCGAAGGCCACCGCACCGCGGGCGTGCACCACCCGCTCCGGGATGCGCTCCCGGTCGAAGTGGCTGATCTTCTCCAGGAACTGGTAGTTCTCCAGGGTGGCCGGACCGCGGGCCCCGACGGTGCGCTGGTTCTGGTTGTCGTAGACCGGATGGCCCTGGCGGTTGGTGAGGACCGGGCGGTCCTCCTCGCCGGCGGCGGGGCCCTGACTGGCGACGTCGGTCATGGGTGGATTCCTCTCGTGCGGGGACGGTGGTGCGGTGGGCGCGGGTGCGCCCGGGACAGGGATCAGGAGCCGGCGGCCCGGCATGCGGGACAACGGCCCCAGAACAGGACTTCGGCCTCGTCGACGGAGAAGCCCGCCGGGTCGGCGGGTGCCAGGCAGCCGCGGGAGCCGACGGCACACGCGACGTCGACCGTGAGTCCGCAGGAGCGGCACACGAGGTGGTGGTGGTTGTCGCCGGTCTCGGTCTCGTAGCGGGCGGGTGATCCGGCCGGCTCGATCCGGCGGAGCAGGCCCTCCGTGGTGAGCGCGGCGAGGACGTTGTACACCGATGCGCGTGAGACGTCGGCACCGGCGGCCCGGACGGCCGCGGCGATGTGCTCGGCGTCGGAGTGGGGCGCGGCGGCGACCGCGGTCAGCACCGCGACGCGCGGGGTGGTCACCCGCAGGCCGTGGTCGCGCAGGAGGCGGGCGGGACCGGTCGGGGGTGTCGAGGAACGCACGTGGGACTCCGGGACGCGCGCACGCAGGGTCAGCGACGGCGTCGATCTGGACCTGTCCATGATAACGACCCCCCGCTGACGACCGCGCCCGCCCCACTCGACAGCAGCGGGACGGGCGCGGTGGACGGCGGCGGTCAGGCCTGCGGTGCCGCGACGGTCCTGGCCATCCCCCGCTCCAGAGCGCTCACCAGGTACGGCCGCAGCTCCTCGGCCGGGATGATGGTGTGCACCGATCCGACCTCCTTGGCGCGGTCGATGTTGTGGATGGCCTCGAACTCGGCGGCCACCTCACCCAGCTTCTCGGCGCGGACGGCCGACCGCACGTCGGCCAGCCGGACCCGCAACTCGGCCTTCTCGACGTCGTCGCCGGACGCGGCCAGCGCCGACTCGAGCTCCTTGACGCGCTGGTCGGCGGCGGTGCGGTTGTTGACGTCCCGGGTGAACACCACGGCCGCGGCGGGGGCCCCACCGATGACCGAGGCGAACGACCCGGCGACCGCCACGACCTCCATGTTGTCGTTGAGCGCCCCGGAGAACACCACGAAGGCCCCGCCGTGGTAGCGCGACACCAGGCAGAACACGATCGGCCCGTCGAAGTTGACGATGGCCCGCCCGATCTCGGCGCCGTACTCCAGCTGGATCTTGCGCAGCGACTCCGGTGACCCGTCGAACCCGGACAGGTTCGCCAGCACCACCAGCGGCCGGTTGCCGCTGGCCGCGTTGATCGCCCGGGCGGTCTTCTTCGACGAACTCGGGAACAACGTGCCCGCGGTGAACTGGTCGGGCCCGTCGGCGGGCAGGTAGCCGCGCCGTGGGATCGGCCGCGACTCGATGCCGATCACCGTGGCCGGGTAGCCGCCCAGGTGGGCGTCGACCACGACGGAGGTGTCGGCGTCGGCCATCGCCGCCCACCGCTCCAGCACCGCGTGGTCGGCGTCGACCACCGCGTGGATGACCGCGCGGATGTCGAACGGCTTCTTGCGGTCGCGGTTGGTCTCCTCGGAGAAGATCTCGCCGACGGTGGTGAACGGGCTGTCGGGGTGCGTGTGCGGGGAGGTCCGCACGTCGCGCTCGACCGGGTCGACGGTGGTCGCCCGCCGCGGGAAGCGCTCACCCGGGGCGACGTAGGCGTGGTCGTAGTGGGCGAACAGCACGTCCACCGCGCCGGCGAGATTCGGCGCCCAGTACTGCGCCTCGCCGTTCGGGCCCATCACCCGGTCGTAGCCGCCGATGCCGAAGTTGTCCTCCGCCGACACCCCGCCCGAGTAGTCCAGGGAGTGCTTCCCGGTCAGCACCATGGCGCTGTCCGGGGTCATGATCAGCACACCCTTGGTGTGCTGCAGCATGGTCGCCTCGGCGTTCCAGTACGGCTGCGCGCCGACGTTGATGCCGGCCACCACGACGTTGACCTCACCGCCGGACTGGGTGAACGTGACGATCCGGCGCAGCGCGCGGGCCACACCGTCCATGTTCTCGGTGCCCGAGTCCATCGAGATCTTCGCGCCCGACGACAGCGCGAACCACTCGACCGGGATCCCCCGCTGCTCGGCGAGGTCGATCGCGGCCACCACCAGGGCGCACTCCGCCACCGCCACCGTGCCCAGTGCCTTCGTCGGGTCGCCGAAGATCGCCACCCGCTCCATGCCCTCCGGGTACCGCGTCGTCGGTGTCGACACCAGGCCCACGATGACGCCGGCCTTGTTCCGGCCCTTGGGCCGGTCCACCGGCCCGAACGCGACCTCGCCGGACGCGGACGGGGCGAAGTCGTACTCCGCCCAACTGCCCTCGGTACCGGTCAGCAGCGGCACGATCTCGTACGGGTACACCAGGCCGCGGGCCGCGGAGCGCTGCACCTTCTGCGTGTAGTCGTCCAGCGGGACGATCGGGTCGGTCGGCGGTGCGGTCACCTTGACCGTCATCCCGGTGCCGGCCGCGTCGGTGAAGCGCAACGCGATGGCCCGCGCGCGCTGACCGGGCTCCTGCAGCGTCGCCAGGACGGTGATCTCCTCCAGGCCGGCGCCGATCGACAGCGGCGCGTAGTTCCGCGCGAACTGGGTCAGGTCCCGCAGCGGCAGCTCGATCGGCGGCCAGACGTGCAGGAAGATCTGGTTCTTGTCCAGCCGGGCCCTGTTCCCGCGGGAGGCCTGCACCCGCCGGATGCTGTCCAGGCAGGCGCCCAGCACGCGCTCGGCCGCCGGGAAGCCGGTGACCACGCCGCTGGCGTCGCGGGCCGGCTGGGCGTCCCGGATCTCGGCCATCGCGACCAACCGCTCGTCGGCCGGGTTGTCCGGCGCGACGAGGTGCATCAGGTAGGTGTCCTCGGCCGACGGCAGGCGGGTGCCGACGAAGTTCTTCAGCCGCCACAGGTCCAGCCGCTGGCCCGTCAGCGGGTGCATGCCGCGGATGACCCGCTCCTCGACCGGTCCGCTACCGCTGGGGCGGAAGGTGAACTGCTCCACGGTGCGGGTGTCGATGCGCGCCGCGTCGGCGCAGACGACGACCGTCACCCGGCGCCCGGCGAACAGGCCGGGGAATCCGGCGAGGGTGGCCTGCAGCCGGCCGGCCACCTCGTCGGAGCCCGGCCGGTCGGGCCAGGACAGGTAGACGTCGGTGACGACGTTCCACGGCTGTGCGGCCGCCGCCGCCCGGCCCTCGGCCAGACGCAGCGCGGTGCTCAGGTCCGCCTCGCCGTCGGCGACGGTGGCGAACAGGTGCATCGACTGCCCGCCCAGGTCGAAACTGCCGGTGACGAACGGCCGGTCGTCGGTGCGGCCGGTGCGGACGTCGGTCAGTGTGCGCACCTTGTAGTACCGGCGGGTCATCGCCTCGAGCATCGGCTCCAGGTACGGGCCCCGGCCGACGAGCTGCTCGGCCAGCAGCCGGATCAGCGGCTGCGGACCGTTGACCAGTTCGGCCATCCGGTCGGCGTAGTCGGGTGCGTCCGCGTTCTCGCCGAGATACCGCAGCGTCTCCCGGCTGCCGGTGAACACGGTGGCCCGGGCGGCCTCGATGACCGGCCGGTCGAACGCCTGGAAGCGGACGTTGCGGGCGAGGTCACCGATCACCGGGTAGCGCAGCTGGGTGGCGACGATCAGCCGGGACAGCACGTCGCCGAGGTCCTCCTCGGTGGCTCCCGCCGGAACCCCGCCGTTCACCAGCCAGCGCTCCAGGAGCGCGGCGATCACCGGGGTCTGCGTGCCGGCCCGCTCCAGGGCGAGGAAGACCCGGAAGACGGCGTCCTCCAGCTCCGGGCACGGCTCGAGGTCGGTGACCCCGTAGTGCCGCAGCGCCCGGGTGAGCCGCTGCCGGAACGACACCGGCAGGCCCTCCCGCTCGGCGTCCAGCGAGTGCAGATAGGCGTGGAAGTACTCGCGCGGGCTGTGCACCCGTTCGTCGGCGGCCTGCTCGGAACCGGCGGGCCGGTTGCGCGACAGCTCGCACAGATCCGCGAAGGTGCTCAGCAGTTGGAACTCCGCCCGGCGCAGTTCGCCGTCCTCCGGGAGGTCGGCCAGCGCGTTGTCGTAGGTCGACAGGGCCTGCCGCGCCTGCGCGGCGGTGACGTCGAACCCGGTGATCATGGCGCGCAGCAGGCCCAGGCTCTGCTCGGCGACGGCCCGGTGGTCGCGCGTCGCGGCGGCTCCCCGCGCGGCGAAGCGGACCCGCGGCGAGGTGTCGGCCGCGGCGGCGGCGTCGTCGGTCTCGATGCGGTCCAGGCGCAGCAGTGCGCCGCCGGCGTCGATCTGGGAGCTGACCGTGGCCAGCACCTCCCGCACCCGGCCCGCGTAGGGCGCCCGGACGTGGGTCTCCATCTTCATGCTCTCGAGCACGATGAGGGTCTGACCGGCCTCGACCTCGTCGCCGGCGGCGGCGGGGATCGCCACCACCACGGCGGGCGCGGGCGAGCGGACCATGCCGCCCTCGTCGCGGGTGACCCGGTGGCTGACGCTGTCGACCTCGACGCGGTGGTCGGACGGGCCCTCGATGGTCACCACCCGGTGCCGGCCCGAACCGACGGTCACCCGGCTCTCGAACTCCGAGAGCCGTTCCACGGCGACGTCGACGGTGACGGGTCCGGTGACGGGCGAGCCGTCCGGGGCGCCGGCGGCGCCGGCGGCCGGGGCGTTGTCGACCGTGACGCGGTAGCGGTGCGGACTGATCTGCGCGACCTGCAGGCTGTACGACTGGCCCTGGTAGCCCAGCTCCACCGTGCGCCCGAGGACGTCGCGCGCCCGGGGCCGGCCACCCCGCGCCGAGCGCAGGAAGGCGTCCCGGTCCAGCCGTTCCTCGGCCTCGTAGACGTCCACCGCCACCGACAGCAGCGCCACGTCGGCGTGCGCCGGCAGACCCTCGGCCAGCGGCAGCCCGACCCGGTCCAGCCATCCGGTGTCGGCGGTGCCGTCGATCAGCTCCGGGCGGTCCAGCAGCTCCAGCAGGAACGACTTGGTGGTGGTGCCGCCGCGGAGCACGACGGTGGTCTCCCGCAGCGCGCAGCGCAGCCGGGCCAGCGCCTCGGAGCGGTCCCGTCCCCAGGCGATGATCTTGGCGACCATCGAGTCGTAGTCGGGCGGGATGACGTCACCGGTGGCGATGCCGGTGTCGACCCGGATCCCCGGGCCGCTGGGCAGCGTGAGCAGCTCGACCACCCCGGGCGCGGGGGTGAAACCGGCCTCGGCGTCCTCAGCGTTGAGCCGCGCCTCGATCGCGTGCCCGAACGCGGTCGGCGGCTCCCCCGTGAGCGGCTCGCCCGCGGCCACCAGGATCTGCAGCTTGACCAGGTCGATCCCGGTGGTGGCCTCGGTGATCGGATGCTCCACCTGCAGCCGGGTGTTGACCTCCAGGAACGCGAAGGTCTTCTTCTGCGGCTGGTAGAGGAATTCCACGGTGCCCGCGCCCCGGTACCCCGCCGCCTTCACCAGCGCGATCGCGCCCTGCCGGAGGTCGGAGTCCTGCTGGTCGGTCAGCGCCGGCGACCGGCTCTCCTCGATCAGCTTCTGGTTCTTGCGCTGGATGGAGCAGTCCCGCACGCCGGGCGCCCAGACGGTGCCGTGGTTGTCGGCGATGACCTGGACCTCGATGTGCCGGGCCCCCTCGACCAGGTGCTCCATGAAGATGACCGGATCACCGAAGCTGCGCAGTGCCTCGCCCTGGGTCCGTTCGATCGCCTCGTCGAGCTCCGACGGGTCGCGCACGATGCGGATGCCGCGACCGCCGCCGCCGCTGCGGGCCTTGAGGATCATCGGGTAGCCGATCACCTCGGCGTGCTTCCTGGCGTCCTCGGAGTTCTCCACCGGGCCGCCCGACCACGGGGCGACCGGGACGTTCGAGGCCTCCGCCATCAGCTTGGCCTCGACCTTGTCCCCGAGGCGGCGCATCGCGTCCGGTGACGGGCCGATGAACGTGATGCCCAGCCGGGCGCACAGCTCCGCGAAGGCGGCGTCCTCGGCGACGAAACCCCAGCCGACCCACACCGCGTCCGCACCGCTGACCCGCAACGCCCGCTCGAGTTCGGCGTGGTCGAGGTAGGGGATGCCGGCGGTGCCGACGTCCCGCAGCAGCACGCCCTCGTCGGCGGCCCGGACGAACAACGCCCCGCGCTCGGACTCGGTGTGCAGGGCGACGACCTTGATGTCGGTGCCGCGCTCGGCGTTGAGTTCACGCACCGCCTTGATCAGCCGGACCGCCGGCTCCCCCCGGTTCACCACCGCGATACGGCTGAACAGCTGCGGCCGCTCCGCCGTCTCGCTCGGTCGTTCGTCCAGGGTGGTCGTCGTCATCGTCGGGTTCTCCATCGCTCACTCATGGCACAGGGAAAGGGGATGCGGGCCGGCTCGGTCACGTCACGAGGCGCTTCAGGTCACTGCTCGACACTCCTCGAGGGGTCCGGGGCCGACGCGGGATCGGCGCCCGCCGGCCGCTGGATGTGGAGACATGGCGATCGCAATGTGACCTAGAGCATAGAGCAGGGCCTATTCACCTGCTGACCCCATCACGGCGTGCGCGGAGGGTGCGGCAGCACCGCGGGGCGCGTCTCGAGCGTCACCCGGTCGGCCCAGGGCGACCCGGAAGAAGCGCTGGTCGGACGCGGAGTGTGAGAGAGCCGACAGCACGGTCGGCGCGTCGCCCGGGCGCGGCGCGCGGCAACGCGCCCGGTGCGAGGGATTCGATGCGCGGCGACGACGGGGACGGGGTCGCCGCGAAGGGGGCGTCAGTGCCGGGTGGCGTGGACCGGGGTGCGCTCCAGCGTGGCCTTGATCTCGCGTCGCAGTGAGACGATGCGGTTGATCAGGCTCTGCTGTGCGGCGAGATCCACGGCCTGGCTGTGCAACTCGTCCAACCGGACCATCGCCATGCACTGCCGGCGACGGTTGTCGGTGTCGGCGAACGCTCGGATCCGGTGCAGCTCCGCTTCCACATCAGCGGTGTTCATGGCAGTCATTTCGGTGCCTCCCGCGCGTCAGCCTACGCCTGTCCGCGCCTCCGGAAGGGCGTCGTCGGTCACTCCCGAGACCGGTTCGCAACCGGTCCGCGGCCCGATCGACACCGCGACCGCAGCACCTGCGCCGATCCGTGCCGGCGGCGATCGGGCGACCGGGCGCCGACGCGAACGGGCGGTTCCGTCCGCCGCCGGGGTGGTGCGCCGGTGCGTCCGTCCGCGCCGGGCCGGCCCTGCCGACGGCCACCGCCGACGCCCGCCACCACCCGCCGCAGGGTCAGCTCCGGGGCAGCGTGACGACGCCGTCGGCGTCGCACCAGACGTGGTCGCCGGGACGGAACACCGCGCCGCCGAACTCCACGACGACGTCGCGTTCGCCCGCACCGGTCTTGCCGCTCTTGCGCGGGTTGGTGCCCAGGGCCTTGACCCCCAGCGGCATCCCGGCCAGGACGGCGGCGTCCCGCACGGCACCGTGGATGACCACGCCGGCCCAGCCGTTGTCCACGCCCAGCCGGGCGATGACGTCGCCCAGCAACGCGGTGTGCAGGCTGCCGGCGCCGTCGACCACCAGCACACCCCCGGCCCCGGGTCCCGACAGCACCGACCGGACCAGCGCGTTGTCCTGGAAACACCGGACCGTCGTCGCGGGACCGTCGAAGGCGACGCGTCCGCCGAGATCCCGGAACTGGACGTCGCAGGACTGCAGGCGGTCGCCGTACCGGTCGACGAGGTCGGCGGTGGCCGTGGTCATGGTGCCTCCGGGAGTCGGGCGGGTGCCGATCCTCGCACGGCGTCAGCGGCCCCGTGGCCGGCGCTCCGGCGGGCCACTGCCGAATCCGGCCCGTTTCAGGGCGTCGGCGAGCGACCCGGCGGGTGGGGGCGTCGCGGCCGGGCGGGGCGTCGCGGCCGGGCGGGGCGTCGCGGTCGGGCGGGGCGTTGCGGTCGGCGCGGCGGACCGCCCCCCGCTCCCCCGGTGCTGCGGCCGGGCGGCACCGCCGGTGCGTCCGCCGCCCGTGCCGGACCGGGGCGCGCCCGGTTCGTCGGTGAGCCGCAGCGACAGGCCGATCCGCTTGCGGGCCGGGTCGACCTCCAGGACCTTGACCCGCACCACCTGACCGGACCGGACGACCTCGCGTGGGTCCCTGACGAACGTGTCGGCCAGCGCGGAGACGTGCACGAGTCCGTCCTGGTGCACCCCGATGTCGACGAAGGCGCCGAAGGCCGCGACGTTGGTGACCACGCCCTCGAGGACCATCCCGGGCCGCAGGTCGCCGATCTTCTCCACGCCGTCGGCGAAGGTGGCGGTGGCGAACGCCGGGCGCGGGTCCCGCCCCGGTTTCTCCAGCTCGGCGATGATGTCGGTGACGGTGGGTACGCCGAAGGTGTCGTCGACGTACTGTTGCGGCCGCAGCCGGGACAGCAGCGCGACGTTGCCGATGACCCCCGCGAGCTCGGTGCCGGTGTCGGCCAGGATGCGCCGCACCACCGGGTAGGCCTCCGGATGCACCGCGGAGGCGTCCAGCGGATCGTCGCCGCCGGGGATGCGCAGGAAGCCCGCGCACTGCTCGTAGGCCTTGGGCCCGAGCCGGGGCACGTTCTTCAGGGCCCGCCGGGAGGTGAAGCGGCCGTTGCCGTCCCGGTGCGCGACGATGTTCTCGGCGAGGGTGGTGGTGATCCCCGAGACCCGGGCCAGCAGCGGGACCGACGCGGTGTTGACGTCGACCCCGACGCCGTTGACGCAGTCCTCCACCACGTGGTCCAGCGAGCGGGCCAGCAGGCCCTCGGCGATGTCGTGCTGGTACTGGCCGACACCGATCGACCGGGGGTCGATCTTCACCAGCTCGGCCAGCGGGTCCTGCAGCCGGCGGGCGATCGACACCGCGCCCCGCAGGGACACGTCCATTCCCGGCAGCTCGGCCGCGGCGTAGGCCGACGCCGAGTAGACCGACGCCCCCGCCTCGGAGACGACGACCTTGGTCACCCCGGGGTGGGCGGCCACCAGTTCCGCGGCCAGCCGGTCGGTCTCGCGGGACGCGGTGCCGTTGCCGATGGCGATCAGCCGGACGCCGTGCCGGGTGATCAACGCACCCAGGGTCGCCAGCGTCGGAGCCCACCGGTTGTGCGGCTGGTGCGGGTACACGGTGTCGGTGGCCACCACCTTGCCGGTGCCGTCGACGACGGCGACCTTGGTGCCGGTCCGCAGGCCCGGGTCCAGACCCATCGTGACCCGGTCGCCGGCCGGGGCGGCGAGGAGCAGGTCGCGAAGGTTGTCGGCGAACACCCGCACCGCGGTCTGCTCGGCCGCCTGCCGCAACCGGCCCCGGACGTCGGCGGTCAGCGACGGCAGCAGCTTGGTCCGCCAGGCCAGCCGCACCGTGTCACGCAGCCAGCCGTCGCCGGGCCGGCCACGGTCGCCGATGCCGAAGCGCGCGGCGATGCGGATCTCGGCGTCGGAGGGACTCGTGTCCAGTGGGTCCCGGTCGTCCGCCTCGGGCTGCACGGTGACGGTGAGCACGTCCTCCTTCTCGCCGCGGAACACCGCCAGCGCCCGGTGCGAGGGCACCCGCGCGAGCGGCTCGGCGAAGGCGAAGTAGTCGGCGAACCGCCCGGCGGTCTCCCCGGCGTGCTCGGCCCCGCCCTTGACCGTGCTGACCAGCCGGCCGCGCCGCCACAGCAGCTCGCGCAGCTCCCCCACGAGATCGGCGTCCTCGCCGAAGGTCTCGATGAGGATGAAGCGGGCGCCGGTGAGGGCCGCCGCCGGGTCGTCGATGCCGCGGTCGGGGGCCACGAACGGCGCGGCCTGGGCGGCCGGGTCGCGGTCCGGGTGGGCGAGCAGCGCTTCGGCGAGCGGCCCGAGACCGGCCTCGCGGGCGATCTGGGCTCGGGTGCGCCGCCTGGGCCGGTACGGCAGGTAGATGTCCTCCAGCCGGGACTTGGTCGTGGCGGCCGCGACCGCCGCGGCCAGCGCGTCGGTGAGGACGCCCTGCTGGGTCAGCGACTCGAGCACGGCGCGCCGCCGGTCGGCCAGTTCCCGGAGGTAGTCCAGCCGTTCCTCGAGAGTGCGCAGCTGGGTGTCGTCCAGGCTACCGGTGACCTCCTTGCGGTACCGGGCGATGAACGGCACGGTGGCGCCGCCGTCGAGCAGCTCGACGGCGGCGCGGACCTGCCACGGTTCGACGCCGAGCTCCTCGGCGATGAGCCGGACGATCCCGGCCGCGGAGTCGTGTGCCGGGGCGGCGGGGCTGGTGGCTGCGCTGTGCTGGGTCATGGCGCCGACCACTCTGACACAGCGCGGCGCCCGGCGGGTCCGGCCCGGCCGGTCACCACCACGGGCGCAGGGGCACCCCCGCCGACCCGTCCGGATGCGGCCGCACCGCGAGCACCTGGTGCAGCTGGATGTGGTTGCGCTCGAAGCCCAGGCGGGACGCGGCCATGTACAGGCCCCAGGCCCTTGCGGTGCCCTCGCCGACCTCGGCGACGCAGGCGTCCCAGTCCCGTTCGAGGTTGGCGCACCAGTCGCGCAACGTCAGACCGTAGTGCTCGCGCAGGTTCTCGCTGCCACGAACCTCGAAGCCGATGTCCTGCATCGCGGAGATGATCCGGCCCGAGCCGGTCAGCTCGCCGTCGGGGAACACGTACCGGTCGATGAAGGCCTCGGTCCGGTAGGCCGAGGTGTTCTCCGGTCGGGTGATGCAGTGGTTGAGCAGCCGCCCGCCGGGGCGCAGCCGCGTGTACAGCGAGCGGAAGTACGCCGGGTAGTGGGCCACCCCGATGTGCTCGGTCAGCCCGATCGAGCTGACGGCGTCGAAATCGGTGTCCGGCACGTCGCGGTAGTCGCTGAAGCGCACCTCGGCCAGCTCCTGCAGGCCCTCGTCGCGGATGGCCCGCTGTGCCCATTCGGCCTGTTCGGCCGACAGCGTCAC is drawn from Nakamurella deserti and contains these coding sequences:
- a CDS encoding carboxyl transferase domain-containing protein, coding for MFSRIAVVNRGEPAVRLIKAVRELNAERGTDIKVVALHTESERGALFVRAADEGVLLRDVGTAGIPYLDHAELERALRVSGADAVWVGWGFVAEDAAFAELCARLGITFIGPSPDAMRRLGDKVEAKLMAEASNVPVAPWSGGPVENSEDARKHAEVIGYPMILKARSGGGGRGIRIVRDPSELDEAIERTQGEALRSFGDPVIFMEHLVEGARHIEVQVIADNHGTVWAPGVRDCSIQRKNQKLIEESRSPALTDQQDSDLRQGAIALVKAAGYRGAGTVEFLYQPQKKTFAFLEVNTRLQVEHPITEATTGIDLVKLQILVAAGEPLTGEPPTAFGHAIEARLNAEDAEAGFTPAPGVVELLTLPSGPGIRVDTGIATGDVIPPDYDSMVAKIIAWGRDRSEALARLRCALRETTVVLRGGTTTKSFLLELLDRPELIDGTADTGWLDRVGLPLAEGLPAHADVALLSVAVDVYEAEERLDRDAFLRSARGGRPRARDVLGRTVELGYQGQSYSLQVAQISPHRYRVTVDNAPAAGAAGAPDGSPVTGPVTVDVAVERLSEFESRVTVGSGRHRVVTIEGPSDHRVEVDSVSHRVTRDEGGMVRSPAPAVVVAIPAAAGDEVEAGQTLIVLESMKMETHVRAPYAGRVREVLATVSSQIDAGGALLRLDRIETDDAAAAADTSPRVRFAARGAAATRDHRAVAEQSLGLLRAMITGFDVTAAQARQALSTYDNALADLPEDGELRRAEFQLLSTFADLCELSRNRPAGSEQAADERVHSPREYFHAYLHSLDAEREGLPVSFRQRLTRALRHYGVTDLEPCPELEDAVFRVFLALERAGTQTPVIAALLERWLVNGGVPAGATEEDLGDVLSRLIVATQLRYPVIGDLARNVRFQAFDRPVIEAARATVFTGSRETLRYLGENADAPDYADRMAELVNGPQPLIRLLAEQLVGRGPYLEPMLEAMTRRYYKVRTLTDVRTGRTDDRPFVTGSFDLGGQSMHLFATVADGEADLSTALRLAEGRAAAAAQPWNVVTDVYLSWPDRPGSDEVAGRLQATLAGFPGLFAGRRVTVVVCADAARIDTRTVEQFTFRPSGSGPVEERVIRGMHPLTGQRLDLWRLKNFVGTRLPSAEDTYLMHLVAPDNPADERLVAMAEIRDAQPARDASGVVTGFPAAERVLGACLDSIRRVQASRGNRARLDKNQIFLHVWPPIELPLRDLTQFARNYAPLSIGAGLEEITVLATLQEPGQRARAIALRFTDAAGTGMTVKVTAPPTDPIVPLDDYTQKVQRSAARGLVYPYEIVPLLTGTEGSWAEYDFAPSASGEVAFGPVDRPKGRNKAGVIVGLVSTPTTRYPEGMERVAIFGDPTKALGTVAVAECALVVAAIDLAEQRGIPVEWFALSSGAKISMDSGTENMDGVARALRRIVTFTQSGGEVNVVVAGINVGAQPYWNAEATMLQHTKGVLIMTPDSAMVLTGKHSLDYSGGVSAEDNFGIGGYDRVMGPNGEAQYWAPNLAGAVDVLFAHYDHAYVAPGERFPRRATTVDPVERDVRTSPHTHPDSPFTTVGEIFSEETNRDRKKPFDIRAVIHAVVDADHAVLERWAAMADADTSVVVDAHLGGYPATVIGIESRPIPRRGYLPADGPDQFTAGTLFPSSSKKTARAINAASGNRPLVVLANLSGFDGSPESLRKIQLEYGAEIGRAIVNFDGPIVFCLVSRYHGGAFVVFSGALNDNMEVVAVAGSFASVIGGAPAAAVVFTRDVNNRTAADQRVKELESALAASGDDVEKAELRVRLADVRSAVRAEKLGEVAAEFEAIHNIDRAKEVGSVHTIIPAEELRPYLVSALERGMARTVAAPQA
- the rraA gene encoding ribonuclease E activity regulator RraA produces the protein MTTATADLVDRYGDRLQSCDVQFRDLGGRVAFDGPATTVRCFQDNALVRSVLSGPGAGGVLVVDGAGSLHTALLGDVIARLGVDNGWAGVVIHGAVRDAAVLAGMPLGVKALGTNPRKSGKTGAGERDVVVEFGGAVFRPGDHVWCDADGVVTLPRS